GGCCAAGGCGGCGGCCGAAGCGGTCGCCAACCAGGCCAAAGCCTGACGCGGCTCGAGACCGTCAGCTGACGACGGGATCGGCCGCTGCTCTGCGCTCGGACACGGGCTCCATCAGGTAGCCGCGTGAGCGCACGGTGCGGATCGCCAGACCGACCGTCGCGAGCCGGCGCCGCAACCGCAGCACGTGGACGTCGAGCGCGTTGCGACCCGGCGCGTCGTCCGGCCAACCCCGGGCCACGAGCGTGGTGCGACTGACCACCGCGCCGTAGCGGTCGAGCAAGGCGCGGGCGAGGCGCGCCTCCACCGGCGGCAGCGACACCCAACGCCCGGCGTTGCGAAGCACGCCGTCGCCGTCGAGCACCGGCTCGCCGGCCTGGGCAGCCGCGGTCCGCTGCGCCAAGCCGCTCAAGCGCGCCTGGAGATCACGGGGATCGGCCGGTACCCGAATCCAGTCCTCGGCGTCGTCGGCGAGCGCAGGAGGGTCGACGTCGCCTTCGACCAACAGCAGGCGCGGCACCGCGCTGGCACGCAGACCGGCCAACCGCTCCGATTCAGCAGGGAACCGGACGAGCTCGACGTCCATGGCCTCCGAATGTATGCACCCGACATTTCGCCGGTGTTTCGTCCGTATGAACGGTGCCGGAGCCGCGCCGGACCGCACCGAGTTTTCCGGGCGCAACGACGAGCGGCCTCGTATGCTGCCGGGCCATGGCCGGACGGACCGAACACCTCGAGCACCTTGCAAAGCAGCCTCTCTTTTCCGCCTGCTCCAAGCGGGAGCTCCAGCGCATCGCCCGCGCGTTCGACGAACTCGAAGTGCCTGCGGGCCGGGTGCTGGTCGACCAGGGCCAAGCCGGTCGCGAAGCGTTCATCGTGTTGGACGGCACCGCCACGGTCTCGCGCAACAACCGCAAGGTCGCGACCTTGTCGAGCGGTGAGCAGTTCGGCGAGCTCGCCCTCCTCGACCACGGCCCTCGCACGGCCACCGTCACCGCGGAGACGCCGATGCGGCTGCTGGTCGCGTCGAGCCGCAGTTTCGCCGGCGTCATCGACGACGTGCCGTCGATCGCCCGCAAGCTGCTGGCCGAGCTCGCCGGTCGCATCCGCGAGCTCGACCGCAAGATCTACGGCTGACGCTCGTCCGGACGACCTTCCGTCCCCATTGGGATGTCGGCGCGCCGGGTCACCGAGCCGATGAGCGCGGCCGATAGTTCGGACCCCTCGGCCCGACCGGGGTAGGTTCGCGTCGCTATGGACAAGCGGCGTGTTCAGCTGAAGCCCACGTACCTCGTGCTCGGCATCGGGGTGCTGTTCGCAGTCGTGACGGCGGCCTCCGGGATCGTCGCCACGATCACCCAATGGCACGACGA
This is a stretch of genomic DNA from Acidimicrobiales bacterium. It encodes these proteins:
- a CDS encoding winged helix-turn-helix domain-containing protein; the protein is MDVELVRFPAESERLAGLRASAVPRLLLVEGDVDPPALADDAEDWIRVPADPRDLQARLSGLAQRTAAAQAGEPVLDGDGVLRNAGRWVSLPPVEARLARALLDRYGAVVSRTTLVARGWPDDAPGRNALDVHVLRLRRRLATVGLAIRTVRSRGYLMEPVSERRAAADPVVS
- a CDS encoding cyclic nucleotide-binding domain-containing protein → MAGRTEHLEHLAKQPLFSACSKRELQRIARAFDELEVPAGRVLVDQGQAGREAFIVLDGTATVSRNNRKVATLSSGEQFGELALLDHGPRTATVTAETPMRLLVASSRSFAGVIDDVPSIARKLLAELAGRIRELDRKIYG